From the Antennarius striatus isolate MH-2024 chromosome 15, ASM4005453v1, whole genome shotgun sequence genome, the window GCGCGCATCTCCACAAAGACAGCAGTTTCCCATTACATCACTGCATTTCAACCTAATTACCCATGATAGTTATATGACTTGATAAACCATCAAAACCCAACCCTGGAATTTGGGAATCACATAATTTTTAGTTTCACAGTCAAAAGAAAAGGTTTTTCACTCACAGTTTTCTTCCTGGTGGAGCTCTGTGAGTTTCAAATATTGACAAGtttcttttattatcattttaccTCACAGTGGTGAAAATTGGCAGAAAATAGGGTGacaatttcaaaaataataaaataaaaatgatcactATGTTTCATCATTATGCTAATTTGAATCCAGATCATAATCCGGATCTGgcattaaaatatacatttgaaGCCGATGACATATGTTAGGTCACCATAGCAATGTGTGTTTCAGATATTTCAGAGTAACTGATTTCATATTTTgatagaaatatttatttataaacaaaaataaatggaaaaaaacgtTTCACATACACCTGATTTCTTCTGATAAATCAAACTAATGTTTGCAGTGAGTTTCCAGGGTTGAGAAAAGGAGGCGGTCTTATTTAAGCCAGCGTGTAAAACGTCAATTATGAGTGACGTCATGACGTCAGTGCTCGTGCCCAAGGAGACGGGAAATGTGTTCGGTGGAATGGCATCAGAGGGAGTGGCGAAAAGCTAGCAGGGGCGGCTGTAGCTCGAGTCTGAAGTCATGACGTCACGTTGAAAGGATATGAGATCATTTGGAAAACTTATCTTCATCAAGGTAAGTAGAAAAACGTGTccatttctattttaaatacGTAGAAGAAATGACGCATCCACTCGTTCGCCTGTTAGCTTGCCTCTAGGTGATGCACTCACCTGTGACGTAGGTGAAATTAAGGCGATGTAGAagttaaaaacatcaaatagacagatgtcaatttttttttttttaaagacatccATTTAGATTTAAGTTTGTCTTCTTCCATTTCTTAAATAATTTTTCCTTAAACGTCATTCCCGTGAAGAAAGTTTTCACTGTGCTGGAGTAAGACAACCAGTGCGCATGCGCAGAGATCTGTCACCACAGGCGCTGTCAGGTGAAGAGAAGAGCGTGCTGAAATATTGATGAAGAGTTCTCCACGCATCAAGTTATATCAAGAAtatgaagttatttttttcaactgtttgATTGCTTTTAATAATTTGAAAGTTTTGATTACTAGGAACATATATTTATGAAGACATTGGAATTCCAGATACACCAAATACATTCAaattccatccattttctgaaccgcttcatccgctgttgcggTTCGCGGGTAGCTGAAACCAATCCTTAATTGTTTTACATTGCTTGCTAGTAATTTTGTCAAACACTAACTCCTCGTAAGCTAATAACATTAAATATAGTTACCCTTTTCAGTTTTCCAGACTCAGTCAGTGTCTTCCAAAAAGAAACCTCTAATAAGCCAACAAACACATCTTTCCAACTGCATGAATTACAATAATAAAGTGCTGAAAGTTGAGGAACCAAAAAGAAATGAGCAGCTGCAGTAAGCTGCACAGTGGCATCGTGTGGACAACGGGAAGAAATGCATTTTCCACTCTATATTTGACCTCCAGGCTTGTTTGACTGGGACagtcaggagaagaagaatttcATTAGTCAGACTGGTGATTATTTTATCAATCAATtgtcaataaaatgttaaaaaaaaaaaagtgctataTGTTTGCCACAAGCTTCAAGAGGCCAAAGGAATGTGTCAACTGGTTTCATTTTGTCCattagcagtaaaaaaaaaagacaaggcaAGCAGAAAACCCTTACATGTAAGAAACTGGAACTTGCAAATGttgcataaaaataataatgaataagcAGCTCAATGCAGTTTTAATCTAAGAGACCGTCACACTATGTTGATCTGCAAAAACTGACCTTTGCTTTTCTATCTTGATCATTAACCTGAATAGCATGAGTGGCGTGTCATTCACCGTCACACATTACCTCATGGTGGTGACAACTAGCAGATGTGGTAACTTCTACGTTCAAAGTTCCTGCTGCACTTTGTAAAACAGGTCTGTGTAACATGAGTTAAAGCGTCATTGACCGAGAATAACAACTTTTCTGATTGATTTTTGccctgaaaaaagaaaaatcagaattCAATCTCACATCATAACATGCCGGGAACACAACACAATGTATTGCTCTAAGACTAAACAGACATTCAGTATCTCTGAACTTTGCTCCGAAGTGATCGAGTCAACCCCATGACTGTGAGAGGACACTTTTGATTGGTTGGAGGAGATGCACACCCCgtctctttctctatctctaCTCTAGAGTCCACTTTTTAACTTTGGGGCTTTGGTCACCTATTTCACTTTCGGCGTCTGGTCCCCGTCTTACACCTGACAGCAAAATGTCTGACAAAGGAGGCTTTGATACCAACGTGCTGACTCTCACCAGGTTTGTTCTGGAGGAGGGTAGGAAGGCCCAGGGGACAGGTGAGCTGACCAACTTGCTCAACTCCATCTGTACAGCTGTGAAAGCCATCTCCACTGCTGTCAGGAAGGCTGGGATTGCTAACCTGTGAGTAgaatttactcttttattttaaacagcCAGAATAGTAGAAGAAAGCATTGATGTCATTGAATTGTTGTAATGAGAGGCACTTTTGTTTCAGCGTCACCTGATTTGATTGCTTCCATATGCTTTTTTAAAGTCTTGCATTAGtttaaatttccatttttttctggtgcagtttgctttctgtctttcattaaaaaacttttaaatatgaattgaAACCTTGAATTGGTGCTGCTGTAACTCACATGCAGGACTTCTTAAGAAGTTTTAGCTTTGGCCCCTGACCAAAGGTAAAGCCAGATATTATGTACAGTCTCCTGGAGGGCAGAGGTCGAGGAGCTAATGGGAATTCCATACTTTTCTCACTAATaggaataaaatcaaacagCAGCTACCATGACATTATTATTCAATCTGCTCCTGTTTTTGCTCTTGAAAGATATGGCATCGCTGGAAGCACCAACGTGACAGGAGACCAGGTGAAGAAACTGGATGTCCTATCCAATGACCTTGTTATCAATATGATAAAGTCCTCCTTCTCTGCCTGTGTGCTGGTGtcagaggaggatgagaaggCCCTCATTGTGGAACCAGATAAGCAGGTATGTAAAATCCATTTCTTTTTCCTAtggatttctgtatttttttgacTTAATATGGCACAGATAAAGTATGTTGTCCTTAACTGACAGGGAAAATACATCGTGTGCTTTGATCCACTGGATGGTTCCTCAAACATCGATTGTCTCGTCTCCATTGGAACAATTTTTGCCATCTACAAAAAAGTGAGTATCAATGATTTAAATAATTAGTTACTATTTTACTGGCATTCGTGAGACCGTTTTCCATTtacaaaactttaaaatgcACACAATCACAGAGAAAAGATGCCAGGCTGGCAGCAAGTCTGGATTGAAATCAGAATTCGTTATCAAAGGATACCCTTAAATTTATATTGAATGAGTGGTTTATAGAGAACCAATCTCacaaatgatgatgtcataattcATTATTCATGCATTACTGGTTAGGGACTTAAATATTAGGGGACTTCATTTCCAACACCTCCTGGATAGAAGAGAAACtacataaatataaagaaaactACAGTACATCCTACCTGGCAGAGTCAACAatccttttttgtttcttcatgtcTGTCCCTGTTTTTCTGCATGTGCGTTGTTCGACAGACCACAAACGATGACCCATCTGAGAAGGACGCCCTGCAGCCTGGAAGGAACATCGTCGCTGCTGGTTATGCTCTTTACGGCAGCGCCACCATGATGGTCCTCTCCACCGGCCAAGGAGTCAACTGCTTCATGCTTGATCCCGTAAGGGCAGAGTTTTTCTTGGATTAACTTTGCTTCTGTTATTCTCTTTATTAAAGTGTTTAAGAAATCTCTCATTTCCTTTTCAGGCAATTGGGGAGTTCATCTTGGTGGATCGAGATGTGAAGattaagaaaaagggaaaaatctACAGTTTGAATGAGGGTTATGCACAGCATTTTTATCCAGATGTGACAGAGTACCTCCAAAAGAAGAAATACCCCGAGGTAACGGAAAAGATTGTTTAAACCATTGTGTGTAGAATATAAAATGGAACGACGGTTAATCGATattaatgtaaaatgttttctctAGGATGGTTCTGCTCCTTATGGCAGCCGATATGTTGGTTCAATGGTGGCTGACGTTCATCGCACTTTGGTGTACGGAGGGATCTTTTTATATCCTGCTAATGTCAAGAGTCCTAAAGGAAAGGTGAGTAGAGGAGTTTTTACAAATAGACAACAAAAGTATTTCTGTTTCGGTGAAGTCTGTTTATAAGACATGCATCTCCTCATCTTGCCTTTCAGCTGAGGTTGTTGTATGAGTGCAATCCCATGGCCTTCATCATGGAGCAGGCAGGAGGCATGGCCACGACGGGATCCATGAATGTTCTGGACATTCAGCCCACCACCATCCACCAGCGAGTCCCCGTGGTCCTGGGATCCCCCGATGACGTGCAGGAGTATATTTCCATctgtaaaaaacacaacaagtgaGGTGTTCAGCtctttaatctgtcaggtttaAATAAACTAGGAATCATTAGGTTTTCAACCTAAGGCCAAACGGGCAGCGTTATCAAGATGCTCAATGAGGACATTTATTTCCACTCACTCCTTCAACTGCATTGATGGAACCCGGAACCTGTCTGGGAGCCAGACCGGTCGCCACAGCGCTCCACTGGTTCTACCAAGTTTGCCTTACACTATGTCAGCTACATCCTGTTGGTGTAAGTCTTATTTGTAGAGACGTTccctttgttttttaaataaagacaaatgaaaagtTGCTGAGATGTCTTTAAAAGTCTTGTATGCTCATGTTTTAATACCTTCACCAATACCAATAATGTCACGTTTTCAGTTCAGATTGTTGACTCGATTGTCTTTAGTTTCATGTAGAATCTTTGTGGGGGAAGTACATTCATTATGAACAGCAATATCTTTGAGTTACTCGACCTTTCACCTTCCTTTACTCACATTTGACCCGTTCATCTTGGAGGCCAACTGGCCCGAGTCTTCGGAGTGTTGTAACAAAGCTTTGCTTTTATATTCCTGCCGGGAACTGAGAGCAACTcctttttgtgggttttttgggATGCAAGCCCAGAAATtatagaacaaataaaaaatatatcattattCTGAATAACCacaataacagcattgttcagacAATCTAGTTTCAgcgtgcaagaaaaaaaaaggttgtctgttgttttcagatgttttctgGACATTCTCTCTGCATGTGGTCAATGTCTCCCCCCTTAGattaaatgatttaatgttAAACGAGATGCTTGGAAATCTGATGGTTGCCTTTCTGCTGATATCATGTTAATATCTGTAAATCTGAAGTTTAAGTTAGCAGCAATTAGCTTAGTGTGACATTTGAATGGAAAACAGGCTCAGTAACCAACCGACCAATTGGAAATTTGCAGTTCTTTTTGCGCTGAAGCAgctattttttcttctcttcctgggGTGGTTCATCCACCCCCCCAAGTCTGCTACTCTTAATCTAGTACCTCCCTTCTCAAGATGAAGAGTGTCTTTCTCTGTGAGTAATGCGTGCTTCAGCAAAATAGCTGAAATTTCTGCACATAACCACCATGAAACAGctaaattgttgtttttctgaggCCACATTTTGCTGCCTTTGCACAAAGTCAGACTATCTGTTAGCTTTAGCTAGACGACCACTGACTCCATAGATGAGTGGTGTGCGTTGTTTCATCTCCCAGagatcaaattaattaaaaatattgatttgatttaataacaaaaaatgacatttctttgtttccctgattttttttaatgttttctactAAGAGAGACCTTCCCTGACATgcttcagaaaagaaaatgtttcatcTTAGCCACCTCGCTAATGAGCCACAAAAgcagatgaaacaaagaaaaaaaccatgGTGATGATTCATTTGATCAATCACTGTGTTTCTACCAGCTTACAGGCATTGTTTTTCCTTTACGCTATCGCCTCAAGCGGTGGAGAACATAAATTCAGTCTGATATTAAACTTAATTAGCTTCTAATAATTTCGCAGCACATTTGTGTGAATGACTTGCTCATGATGTCATTTTGGAAACTGAACCGGAAAAGTTCCACTGAGCACATGATGGAATTTTTattgcctttttttaaattttagcttataTCTCAGTCATTCAAAGCCTCTTAATGTGAGGATTTATATATGTGAGTCATGTGAAAGTTAAATGACAAGAATTACTAGCAGATGTTGGCTCCCAGTTTCCTTCTTTATATGCACAAAGAATACCAAATAATTTATGCAGCTTCATTTTACCGGGTGGCAACTACATCGGCTGGTATTTTCTGAAAGTTTAACCACTtcgtttgttgtgtgtgtttgtctttgtcagcGTTTAAGGACCTCGGTGCCCatgggacacacaaacacttacacATTACAGGCACGCTTGTTTATTTCGATTCGGTTCAGACTGTGCATGATTATAGGTTACTGAGTCAATATTTAGATTTTGCAGGAAAAGCAAAACCCTGCCTCTTTATGCGTCCTctgctactgtgtgtgtactgtatgtgtgtgtgtctctgtgtgtgtactgacaCGCtttatgtaaatgtgtatgcCCAACTAGAAAGGACATGCTGAGATTACATTCGAATAAGCATTAAGAAAATGGATAATTTAATGATTATAGTTGTGTTTGACAGCATCATAATCTCTGCCGTACTTTCAAAGCCAAGCAttcttttttcacacaaaataaCCAACAATTTCCACGTAGAATCACCGTCTgcataaaagagaaaacagcaaTACGATATTTTTGCTGCCAACCTCCAATCGTCTGTCAACTGATGAATTCATTGTTAATGCATGTGTATAATAGGTTTTATTATACAAAACAATATGCCATCTGTTCGCCTGATGGATCATGTTCACGCAACAACGTTTTGTCCATTTCTTTTTGTGTAACCACGACAAGTTGCTATCGATGTCTGACTGGTGTCCAGACGGGTTCTGTGTACTCTGTGATGAAGAGTGGTGTGTCTACGACGAAGGCGAGCTCCATCAACAAAGCCCCACCCCACTCACCAGCCCATCTCAGTTGAGTTGTTCTGGGATGGAGAGGGAAGCTCATGAAGACAATTGATCATGGGATTTATCTCTTCAACTGTGTGTTCTTTTCAGCCACCCTGgcagtgtgttttctgtctgccaGTCAGTTTTCATTACAATATGAACCATAATTCTTAGAGCTTTGCATCACTTTGGACTTGATTCTTCTATAGTTCTGTCCCTTCGGTCTAGTGACATGAACTTATTCTGAAAGTCCCGCATCCTAGATCTGTCAGCAATAGTTAATGGTTAGGGTTGCAACTGCAAGTCTTTTTGAacacattagcatgctaacattagcatttaatACAGTCTCACAAGCTGTTTTACTATTTTTGGGTCCATTCTTTTTCTAGTACTCCCTACCATTGTCTCTCTGCCAgactgtaaataatgaaaagcTTTTATGACTTGAGTCATGGGACAGCTCATCGGACCTACTATCTCACCTCTTGTGTAAGTGGTCGGCATGGCTTTTGTCAGCTCTGTGACAGAATGCAGACTTAGAAAACCTATGTTTAAATTTAACATAAACTCTGTATCCCAGACCACCCTGAGTACAGCAAACTGCTAATCCAAATAGTGCCTCAACGTTTGTCCAGAAAGAACCCTTATTTGTACCTGATCCTTCATGCATCTCAAATTCCATCCACCCCCctttagaattttattttggAGGTGAAACcataaaaaccctcctctttacTCTTAATACGATTAGCTTTTTTTTggggtcattttaaaaaaaaaactcctgtaGCCAAATTAAATTGGAGAATGACGTTTAAATGGCAAAGACACAGAAACTTGGTCCAGATTTGTGTTAATAGTCAACATTGATGCTGGCAGACCTCTGAGCTGGCCCAATACGtactcaaaataaattttattgcatagggacaaaaacaaattcaattaAGAAAGCTGATCTTTCATTTGTGGTGTTTTAAGTTCGGTTGTAATAACTGAGGTATTTATCTCTAGTAGGGAAGGGAAGCTGTCCACTCAGATCATCTTGATTTATTCCGCTGCTTTGTGGATGAAGACAGTTGGATCAGACCACCGCCGGTGCAGCGCCTAACAAAGGCTGCTGTGTTTGGATTACAAGCATACATGTGGTTACTGTCACTGAAGACAGCCTCATCCCGGATCTGACCACCTTACTTAAAGCTTAGAGGCAGCGTTTCTTCCTCTTGCACCACAGTTGTGTATTGAAGTTTAGGAACAATGACTATAACATAGATGGAAAGAATCCAAACACCAAACTACAGGCCTATCCATCCGCATGAGCAAAAATATAGCATATCAAAAGCCCTTGGATATGTTTTCATAATCAGCCCTTTAATTTCCCCCAAGTCCATCCTGTTAGTCTAAGAATACTCCTAAGACTCCCAGAAAGATAATCTAGGAGTAACAGCCCACGCTGTTCAAACAGCTAAATTCTAGCTCTGACATTGTGATTGTACAGTCAGGGAAGTCCTGAGTCAAATCTCATTTTCTATCTTGGAAAAACAGCTGCTAACTCTCAGAGCCAGAAATCAAAATGCGCCTACATGGATAGGGTGCCTGACAGAAAAAACTAGCGATCAAGAACTCTATTTTTCAATGTTGAGTTGGAATAGTGTGACATTTCGTGAAATTGAGTTGTAGATCGATGAGAAGATTAGTATTCTAATGTTTGTTGAAGTTAATGACTTAAGGAAGCAGCTGTCTTATCTCtgtctgacaaaaacaaaaacaagaagtaTCACTAAGGAAGAAGAAACTTCTTCGTGTCTCGATGTGCCTAACAGCCTCTGAGATAACTGTTGAGTTCAACATTGCCAAAGTTGTTGCTGCTTTGTATTTACCAGGTCAAAGTCTTTCCATACTTGTACTGAAAACTTGAAACTGCCATGTAAAGGATGAACAGAAGCATGTAGGCTTTGACAGAAAGGGTGTTTACAGATGGATGGATCCATTTACATATGTAGAGGTGTACTTCCGCTCTTGTCATGTGGATGCTGGGTAAGTTTCTTGTTGAAGTCCTGATTAGGGAACAATGATCTCTCTGTGATGAGGCTTTTTTCAGCCTATCTGTCTCGGAAGAGCTATTTCCTCTGGGATCAGAGTGTGAGGTCACATTTCAGACAAAAACTATAATCCTTCTGTTCCTTCGaagctgtcttttttttaaaagacagtaTTACCTCTGAGTAATGCTAATACTTTCCCCTATTGAACTGAAGAGGCATGGCTCTGTTATCTTATCGTTGGCCTGGCCGGTGTTCGTCTCCACATCGAAAGCTGAAGCGACCTCTGGAGGGTTTGGGTTGTTCTTTATCAAAAATTTCCCCACAGGTGTCCTTCACTATCAATTACCCTCCTCTATGATGGGAAAACCAGTGCCTACAGATGGAGTTTCAATCTGTTCCCATCTTTTTTTTACAGCCCCATCTGCGTTTTGGCCAAATCCTGAAAACTAAAGaacattaatctttttttttttaagattgtcAAGTATTGCTCCATCGTGATGTTTAACGGCATGTAAAATATGAAAGACTCGCTGATGGGAgaccaataaaacaaaacaactgtcTATCTGTTCATTCTCACACCACACCATGTCCCAAACGTTTGGATCGGATGATTCCATTTGGCTCCTTTACAGCCATAATGACTCTTGTTTGAACTCTTGTCCCTGTTCTCCTCTGTGAGCTTAGAGATAAAGCCTTTTCCTTCCATGGTGTGTGGTTTCCCCCAGAGGGATGCACTTCATCTTAAAACATGCTCTGCTATCTTAAATCATGTCTGTTGTGATAAAACTGTGTCTGGAAAGAGAGCATAGGGAGAGGAAATGCTCATTCGTACGTCAGGTATCGGATATTTGACCATAAATCAAGGTATTAGACGGACTGAAGTTtggtgctgaaaaatgaaaaataagggACCATGAGAAGTTATTACAGTTCAAGGTGGATGCGTTTTGGTACATCATCTGAAAAAAGGATTACATCCAGGATAAAAGTGACTTTTGACTTTATGTAGGCAAAAACTGCATCTAACATtttggtaataaaaaaaaaaatcattggaaACGTCAAAGAGACGGTTTGTCTCAAGGGACCATCATAATCGTTAGGGTTCAGCCTCTGGTGATCATGAATGTCTGCTCAAAATTTCATTGTCATCTTGAATAATGAACCTGGCGCTTACG encodes:
- the fbp1b gene encoding fructose-1,6-bisphosphatase 1b; amino-acid sequence: MSDKGGFDTNVLTLTRFVLEEGRKAQGTGELTNLLNSICTAVKAISTAVRKAGIANLYGIAGSTNVTGDQVKKLDVLSNDLVINMIKSSFSACVLVSEEDEKALIVEPDKQGKYIVCFDPLDGSSNIDCLVSIGTIFAIYKKTTNDDPSEKDALQPGRNIVAAGYALYGSATMMVLSTGQGVNCFMLDPAIGEFILVDRDVKIKKKGKIYSLNEGYAQHFYPDVTEYLQKKKYPEDGSAPYGSRYVGSMVADVHRTLVYGGIFLYPANVKSPKGKLRLLYECNPMAFIMEQAGGMATTGSMNVLDIQPTTIHQRVPVVLGSPDDVQEYISICKKHNK